One Natrinema marinum genomic window carries:
- a CDS encoding protein sorting system archaetidylserine synthase (This PssA-like phosphatidyltransferase, along with a PssD-like decarboxylase, is required in Haloarchaea for the archaeosortase ArtA to replace the PGF-CTERM sorting signal with a C-terminal lipid anchor.) — MLPRFVGRLGVADAVTIANAALGFVAVVVATIDIALAARIILLAAIADGLDGILARRYGGTDAGPYLDSLADVASFAVAPAVLTFVVVTGGLEIEFDAVTAELLLVTGICALFVAMAVTRLGMYTAYDISGSYTEGVQTTLAATVLGAAILAGETHPWLVLAVTGAFCYLMVSRIRYPDLLARDAAIMGVVHALAILVPDFAGRTFPYALLTLGLAYMTLSPWLYWGQTERSSEVDVHGNA, encoded by the coding sequence ATGCTCCCCCGGTTCGTCGGTCGGCTGGGCGTCGCCGACGCGGTGACGATCGCCAACGCCGCCCTGGGGTTCGTCGCCGTCGTCGTCGCTACTATCGATATCGCTCTGGCCGCCCGAATTATTCTGCTGGCGGCGATCGCGGACGGTCTCGACGGCATCCTCGCGCGCCGGTATGGCGGCACCGACGCCGGTCCCTACCTCGATTCGCTCGCCGACGTGGCCTCCTTCGCGGTCGCTCCCGCCGTTCTCACCTTCGTCGTCGTCACGGGCGGCCTCGAGATCGAATTCGACGCGGTCACCGCCGAACTGCTACTCGTGACGGGGATCTGCGCGTTGTTCGTCGCGATGGCCGTCACTCGGCTGGGGATGTACACCGCCTACGATATCTCGGGCAGCTACACCGAGGGCGTCCAGACCACGCTGGCCGCGACGGTGCTGGGCGCGGCGATCCTCGCCGGCGAGACCCACCCCTGGCTCGTCCTCGCGGTCACCGGCGCGTTCTGTTACCTGATGGTCTCGCGGATCCGGTATCCGGACCTGCTGGCCCGCGACGCCGCGATCATGGGCGTCGTTCACGCGCTCGCGATCCTCGTCCCCGACTTCGCCGGGCGAACGTTCCCCTACGCACTCCTGACGCTCGGGTTGGCCTACATGACGCTCAGTCCGTGGCTCTACTGGGGCCAGACGGAGCGTTCCTCGGAGGTCGACGTGCATGGAAACGCTTAG
- a CDS encoding HEAT repeat domain-containing protein — MSEDEANGDDAANAEGADEAESTDLEEIGERLDALAVGLEEHDSDLEAAETEDDLDAVEADLESFRDDLESVEIPEPPETDEDEDDDEPAPEEELQDQYDEIESDLSDLESDLEDQRGPYGEDVISEIESASGTITGTRWTEEGNAELIEAVDDFLDDLNDLLGSSVTLVNQGETVPDQLDATLDDAAEAVERADLDADDDAETIADLLSATDDLQNDVDDATAWADLEIREQLRREGYYDVLDHVKDFPPEWHALKVHEKRGNVDMILLALETFDSDFMEEHCMEALERMGPEEAIEPMLQKANRRDQAAMRILGKIGVDDEEIVETLLDYVDSNPNLQQPAFRALGEIGAEAAVEPIAQQLVADEADVRSWAARALGLIGDTRAIEPLADVLEDDEADRVRASAAWALQRVGTQDALEIVADYDDDRAYLVQAEAERVDLEPAA; from the coding sequence ATGAGCGAAGACGAAGCGAACGGTGACGACGCGGCCAACGCAGAGGGCGCAGACGAGGCGGAGTCCACCGATCTCGAGGAAATCGGCGAGCGACTCGACGCGTTGGCCGTCGGACTCGAGGAGCACGACTCGGACCTCGAGGCGGCCGAGACCGAGGACGACCTCGACGCCGTCGAGGCGGACCTCGAGTCGTTCCGCGATGACCTAGAGAGCGTCGAGATTCCGGAGCCGCCCGAGACCGACGAGGACGAAGACGACGACGAACCCGCCCCCGAAGAGGAGCTACAGGACCAGTACGACGAGATCGAGAGCGATCTCTCGGATCTGGAGTCCGACCTCGAGGACCAGCGCGGTCCCTACGGCGAGGACGTGATCAGCGAAATCGAGAGCGCGAGCGGAACGATCACCGGTACCCGCTGGACCGAGGAGGGCAACGCCGAACTGATCGAAGCGGTCGACGACTTCCTCGACGACCTGAACGACCTGCTCGGGAGTTCGGTCACGCTGGTCAACCAGGGCGAAACCGTCCCCGATCAGCTCGACGCGACCCTCGACGACGCCGCCGAAGCCGTCGAGCGCGCCGACCTCGACGCGGACGACGACGCCGAGACGATCGCCGACTTGCTCTCCGCGACCGACGACCTCCAGAACGATGTCGACGATGCCACGGCATGGGCCGACCTCGAGATCCGCGAACAGCTCCGTCGCGAGGGCTATTACGACGTGCTCGACCACGTCAAGGACTTCCCGCCGGAGTGGCACGCGCTGAAGGTCCACGAGAAGCGGGGCAACGTCGACATGATCCTGCTCGCCCTCGAGACGTTCGATTCGGACTTCATGGAGGAACACTGCATGGAGGCCCTAGAGCGGATGGGCCCCGAGGAAGCCATCGAGCCGATGCTCCAGAAGGCCAACCGCCGCGATCAGGCGGCGATGCGAATCCTGGGCAAGATCGGCGTCGACGACGAGGAGATCGTCGAGACGCTGCTCGACTACGTCGACTCCAACCCGAACCTCCAGCAGCCAGCCTTCCGCGCGCTCGGCGAAATCGGCGCCGAAGCAGCCGTCGAACCGATCGCCCAGCAGCTCGTCGCCGACGAAGCCGATGTCCGAAGCTGGGCCGCCCGTGCCCTCGGGTTAATCGGCGACACTCGCGCCATCGAGCCGCTCGCGGACGTCCTCGAAGACGACGAGGCCGATCGCGTCCGGGCCAGCGCCGCCTGGGCGCTCCAGCGGGTCGGCACCCAGGACGCCCTCGAGATCGTCGCCGACTACGACGACGATCGCGCCTACCTCGTGCAGGCCGAAGCCGAGCGCGTCGACCTCGAGCCGGCGGCCTGA
- a CDS encoding KEOPS complex subunit Pcc1, whose product MSRRATIRTDCDDPDLVARSLAPDNTDEMETTVERNADGSSGGTVVTRIDRETTSGLRSTVDDYVVNLAVAIDVATNAQHARPTDAGPASDSDTDSTHDTQ is encoded by the coding sequence ATGAGCCGGCGAGCGACGATCCGAACGGACTGCGACGACCCCGACCTCGTCGCGCGCTCGCTCGCCCCGGACAACACCGACGAGATGGAGACGACCGTCGAGCGTAACGCCGACGGCTCGTCTGGCGGCACGGTCGTCACGCGGATCGACCGCGAGACGACCAGCGGCCTTCGCTCGACCGTCGACGACTACGTCGTCAACCTCGCGGTCGCGATCGACGTCGCGACGAACGCACAGCACGCACGACCGACGGACGCGGGACCTGCGTCCGACAGCGATACCGACTCAACACACGATACACAATGA
- a CDS encoding exonuclease, with the protein MSTEGRSAESMVATGALESAGFVRLVARADGDALAASGLVAGALAAAETPFQVTVGRTVGERSERLRAPTADGDVTVVVGAADGTADADDVVRLAATDRPAALEAVDLVRDLGATPDPVLALAGVVAAGGEPGAGESEWLAETASERGLLERRPGVAVPTADPIDGLAYSTRVRAPWSGDPAATREALADAVGDSNSLEADDHRAIGSLVALDAVGADEATDAAAASIARLLRPYATPEAPFATLGGFADVLEATARTEPGTGTALAMGHDAREPALEAWRERGRRAHTTLADASTGRYDGLFVVGIDGGPVEAVARLAAAYLSPEPVVLAVGDGEAAIATREAGSLGAIVEGVARELEGAASEPPADSASVGVDYDVGHRRGYLGYDPETDESTIIAAVRDLL; encoded by the coding sequence ATGTCCACCGAGGGTCGATCCGCCGAGTCGATGGTCGCCACCGGCGCACTCGAGAGCGCCGGCTTCGTTCGGCTGGTTGCCCGCGCCGACGGCGACGCGCTCGCGGCGAGCGGACTCGTCGCGGGCGCCCTCGCCGCCGCCGAGACGCCGTTTCAGGTGACCGTCGGCCGGACGGTCGGGGAGCGATCCGAACGCCTCCGCGCGCCGACGGCTGACGGCGACGTGACGGTCGTCGTCGGCGCCGCCGACGGGACCGCCGACGCGGACGACGTGGTCCGACTGGCCGCGACCGATCGACCCGCCGCGCTCGAGGCCGTCGATCTCGTCCGCGACCTCGGCGCGACGCCCGATCCAGTGCTCGCGCTGGCCGGCGTCGTCGCTGCAGGCGGTGAACCCGGCGCGGGCGAAAGCGAGTGGCTCGCCGAGACTGCGTCCGAACGTGGTCTCCTCGAGCGGCGACCCGGCGTCGCGGTGCCCACCGCGGACCCGATCGATGGACTCGCGTACTCGACGCGCGTTCGCGCGCCGTGGTCGGGCGATCCAGCGGCGACCCGCGAAGCGCTCGCGGACGCCGTGGGTGATTCTAACTCCCTCGAGGCGGACGATCACCGCGCGATCGGCTCGCTGGTCGCGCTCGACGCCGTCGGTGCCGACGAGGCGACCGACGCCGCTGCAGCGTCGATCGCTCGGCTACTACGGCCGTACGCGACGCCCGAGGCCCCATTCGCGACGCTGGGCGGCTTCGCCGACGTGCTCGAGGCGACGGCCCGAACGGAGCCCGGCACGGGAACGGCGCTCGCGATGGGCCACGACGCTCGCGAGCCCGCACTCGAGGCCTGGCGCGAACGCGGTCGACGCGCGCACACGACGCTCGCGGACGCGTCGACCGGCCGCTACGACGGGTTGTTCGTCGTCGGCATCGACGGCGGTCCCGTCGAGGCAGTCGCACGGCTCGCGGCGGCCTACCTGTCGCCGGAGCCGGTCGTTCTCGCCGTCGGTGACGGTGAGGCCGCGATCGCGACCCGCGAGGCCGGCTCCCTTGGCGCGATCGTCGAGGGCGTCGCTCGCGAACTCGAGGGCGCGGCGTCGGAACCACCGGCGGACTCGGCGTCCGTCGGTGTCGACTACGACGTCGGCCACCGGCGCGGCTACCTGGGATACGACCCCGAAACGGACGAATCGACGATCATCGCGGCAGTGAGGGACCTGCTATGA
- a CDS encoding 30S ribosomal protein S3ae codes for MSERSVSRAKQEKRWYTVLAPEQFDRQELGETPADEPEKVYDRTIETTLGELTNNASENNTKLTFKVTDVGSDSAYTEFVEHALTRDYLRSLVRRGASKIEAYVTVLTTDDYRVQIQPVAFTTKKADASQEKAIRETMVEMIEEAAEERSFEELIDSVVEGRLSSGIYGEAKTIYPLRRVEIQKSTLEAHPEEVAEEEATSVDVDDEDVAADD; via the coding sequence ATGAGCGAACGATCAGTTTCACGCGCGAAACAGGAGAAGCGGTGGTACACCGTCCTGGCACCCGAGCAGTTCGACCGCCAGGAACTCGGCGAGACCCCCGCTGACGAACCGGAGAAAGTCTACGACCGAACCATCGAAACGACGCTCGGCGAACTGACCAACAACGCCAGCGAGAACAACACGAAGCTCACCTTCAAGGTGACCGACGTGGGCAGCGACAGCGCCTACACGGAGTTCGTCGAACACGCGCTGACCCGCGACTACCTGCGCTCGCTGGTCCGCCGCGGTGCCTCCAAGATCGAGGCCTACGTCACCGTCCTCACGACGGACGACTACCGCGTCCAGATCCAGCCAGTCGCCTTCACGACCAAGAAGGCCGACGCGAGCCAGGAGAAAGCCATCCGCGAGACGATGGTCGAGATGATTGAGGAGGCCGCCGAGGAGCGCTCCTTCGAGGAACTCATCGACAGCGTCGTCGAAGGTCGCCTCTCCTCTGGCATCTACGGCGAGGCCAAGACGATCTACCCGCTGCGCCGCGTCGAGATCCAGAAGTCCACCCTCGAGGCCCACCCCGAGGAAGTCGCCGAAGAGGAAGCGACCTCGGTCGACGTCGACGACGAAGACGTCGCCGCCGACGACTGA
- a CDS encoding putative quinol monooxygenase has translation MIVVHASFPIDPDSREEALDLIADLVTESQQEDGMIDYRAATDVSDPNVVRFFERYEDEAALGAHSQSDHFREFSAALPDLLAGEPEVTRFDVESAEDVDL, from the coding sequence ATGATCGTCGTTCACGCGAGTTTCCCGATCGATCCCGACAGCCGCGAGGAAGCGCTCGACCTCATCGCCGACCTCGTGACCGAATCGCAACAGGAAGACGGCATGATCGACTACCGCGCCGCGACCGATGTCTCCGATCCGAACGTCGTCCGGTTCTTCGAGCGCTACGAGGACGAGGCGGCGCTCGGTGCGCACAGTCAGTCGGACCACTTCCGAGAGTTTTCGGCGGCGCTGCCCGACCTGCTCGCCGGCGAGCCGGAGGTCACCAGGTTCGACGTGGAGTCGGCCGAAGACGTCGACCTCTGA
- a CDS encoding cupredoxin domain-containing protein, with product MNRRVYLAAVGTAASAGLAGCSSALSVIESDPCSGGDCHIGMNRTEFLPDSYEVSVGDTVVWKNTSEADHTVTAYDELIPDEAAYFASGGFENQEDAYNAWHGERGGGLGSRETYEHTFEVPGTYEYFCIPHERANMTGEIVVTE from the coding sequence ATGAACCGGCGTGTCTATCTCGCCGCCGTCGGCACCGCCGCGTCGGCGGGCCTCGCGGGGTGTTCGTCCGCCCTCAGCGTCATCGAGAGCGACCCCTGTAGCGGCGGGGACTGTCACATCGGGATGAACCGCACCGAGTTCCTCCCCGATAGCTACGAGGTCTCCGTCGGCGACACCGTCGTCTGGAAGAACACGAGCGAGGCCGACCACACCGTCACGGCCTACGACGAACTCATCCCCGACGAGGCGGCGTACTTCGCCTCCGGCGGCTTCGAAAATCAGGAAGACGCGTACAACGCGTGGCACGGCGAGCGCGGCGGCGGTCTCGGATCGCGCGAGACGTACGAACACACGTTCGAAGTCCCCGGTACGTACGAGTACTTCTGTATCCCTCACGAACGCGCGAACATGACCGGCGAGATCGTCGTCACCGAGTGA